In the Nitrosarchaeum sp. genome, one interval contains:
- a CDS encoding proteasome assembly chaperone family protein, producing MADGFPEAEVFEIKKVELNSPIIFAGFVGAGLVGSLSISHIIEELKMDEIGLMRSKYLPPSTVFMKGRLRHPFRFYANKDGTICAIICEITLRMEGLYSLVSAILDWSEKKGSKEIVILDGIPSEEHDDKAYCAAKEDLVRMMADKDISMIPQGFITGIPGGILNECIVRKIQGVALLAKANKASPDPTAASTLIEALNRFYDMKIDTSGLEKEKERIHSEFNELSQKYVKHREEFSGMYM from the coding sequence GTGGCAGATGGATTTCCAGAAGCAGAAGTATTTGAAATAAAAAAAGTAGAACTTAACAGTCCAATAATATTTGCAGGGTTTGTCGGAGCAGGTCTAGTAGGATCACTTTCAATCAGTCATATAATCGAAGAATTAAAAATGGACGAAATTGGATTGATGAGATCAAAATATCTTCCACCGTCAACTGTTTTTATGAAAGGACGACTACGCCATCCTTTTAGATTTTATGCAAATAAGGATGGAACGATATGTGCAATAATTTGTGAAATAACATTAAGAATGGAAGGATTGTATTCACTCGTTTCAGCCATTTTAGATTGGTCAGAAAAAAAAGGATCAAAAGAAATTGTAATTCTAGATGGAATTCCAAGTGAAGAACATGACGATAAAGCATATTGTGCAGCAAAAGAAGATTTGGTAAGAATGATGGCAGATAAAGACATCAGCATGATCCCGCAAGGATTTATCACTGGAATACCAGGAGGAATTTTAAACGAATGCATTGTAAGAAAAATTCAAGGGGTGGCATTACTTGCAAAAGCAAATAAAGCATCACCAGATCCTACAGCTGCATCGACATTGATAGAAGCATTAAACAGATTCTACGACATGAAAATAGATACAAGCGGTTTGGAAAAAGAAAAAGAGAGAATTCATTCTGAATTTAACGAATTATCTCAAAAATATGTCAAACACAGGGAAGAGTTTTCTGGAATGTACATGTAA
- a CDS encoding ferritin, protein MKISQNTKKLLNNQIVLEANAANSYLAMASWCEITGYVGAASFFYAQSDEERSHMLKFIRYLNNIGGNATIPAIKSPPNSFKSLESTIRAALNNEQLVTKAIYAIVETAQKEKDHSTHTFLDWFVNEQVEEEKKFETVLQKFDLIGRDKIAVHEIDKILGELATKD, encoded by the coding sequence ATGAAAATATCTCAAAATACAAAAAAATTATTAAATAATCAAATAGTTTTAGAAGCAAACGCTGCAAATAGTTATCTTGCAATGGCGTCATGGTGTGAAATTACTGGTTATGTTGGGGCTGCAAGCTTCTTTTACGCTCAATCTGATGAAGAAAGATCTCATATGCTCAAGTTTATTCGCTATCTAAATAATATTGGTGGTAACGCGACAATTCCTGCAATAAAATCTCCTCCAAATTCTTTTAAATCATTAGAGTCAACGATTCGAGCTGCATTAAATAATGAACAATTAGTTACAAAAGCTATCTACGCCATAGTGGAAACCGCACAAAAAGAAAAAGATCATTCTACTCATACTTTCCTTGATTGGTTTGTTAATGAACAAGTCGAAGAAGAAAAGAAATTTGAAACCGTTTTACAGAAATTTGACTTGATTGGAAGAGACAAAATCGCAGTCCATGAAATTGATAAAATCTTGGGCGAACTTGCAACTAAAGATTAA
- the lysS gene encoding lysine--tRNA ligase, producing MSEQEIFGKGTWIDKLAHELLEREKTLGRSLELLRVESGLGASGVPHIGSLGDAVRAYGVKLALENYGFKSELIAYSDDLDGLRKIPEGFPEDLEKHIAKPVSLIPDPYGCHESYGMHMSSILLDGLDKMGIKYEFRRAKDTYKNGLLKDQIHTILQNSTKIGDKISELVGQEKYQKFLPYFPVCSNCDRLYTAEAFEYLENEKKVRYKCHDAEISSKMIKGCGHDGEANITKDLGKLAWKVEFAARWAAFDIRFEAYGKDIMDSVKVNDWVSDEILNFPHPHHVKYEMFLDKGGKKISKSLGNVVTGQKWMEFGSPKSILLLLYKRITGARELGFEDIPSLMNEYNELEDIFFGKIKVDNDAKLIKSKGLYEYVNLLNPPKQPNIHVNYRLLVELAKMFKENRTERVMKKLLDYGVIKNPDPQIEKLIELAGNFADEFDQQEKVEVAMDESAKKVLKLLVDALNAEDEPEDIQNTIYQIAKSNGVEPKDFFRILYQIILGTSRGPKIGPLITDIGRKRVAKTVSEYI from the coding sequence ATGTCAGAACAAGAGATATTCGGCAAAGGAACTTGGATAGATAAATTAGCTCATGAGTTACTTGAGCGAGAAAAAACTCTGGGCAGAAGTTTAGAGTTATTAAGAGTTGAAAGTGGACTTGGTGCTTCTGGTGTTCCACACATAGGTAGTTTAGGAGATGCAGTTAGAGCATATGGAGTAAAACTTGCATTAGAAAATTATGGATTCAAATCAGAATTAATTGCATATTCAGATGATTTAGACGGATTGAGAAAAATTCCAGAAGGATTTCCTGAGGATTTAGAAAAACATATTGCCAAACCAGTTTCGTTGATTCCAGACCCTTATGGGTGTCATGAGTCATACGGAATGCACATGAGCAGTATTCTATTAGATGGACTAGATAAAATGGGAATTAAATATGAATTTAGAAGAGCAAAAGACACTTACAAAAATGGATTACTAAAAGATCAAATACATACAATTTTACAAAACAGCACAAAGATAGGGGACAAGATTTCAGAATTAGTAGGGCAAGAAAAATATCAGAAATTTCTACCATACTTTCCTGTGTGTTCAAATTGTGACCGACTTTACACTGCAGAAGCATTTGAGTATCTAGAAAATGAGAAGAAAGTAAGATACAAGTGTCATGACGCAGAGATTAGCTCAAAAATGATTAAAGGATGCGGACATGACGGAGAAGCAAACATCACAAAAGATCTTGGCAAATTAGCATGGAAAGTAGAATTTGCAGCAAGATGGGCAGCATTTGATATTAGATTTGAAGCATATGGAAAAGATATCATGGATTCAGTCAAAGTAAATGACTGGGTCTCAGATGAGATTTTGAATTTTCCACATCCACATCATGTAAAATATGAAATGTTTTTGGATAAAGGAGGAAAAAAGATTTCAAAATCATTAGGAAATGTGGTTACAGGACAAAAATGGATGGAATTTGGAAGTCCAAAATCAATATTGTTACTACTTTACAAAAGAATTACAGGGGCAAGAGAGCTAGGATTTGAAGACATACCATCGTTGATGAATGAATACAATGAATTAGAAGATATATTTTTTGGAAAAATTAAGGTTGACAATGATGCCAAATTAATAAAATCAAAAGGACTCTATGAATATGTAAATTTACTAAATCCTCCAAAGCAACCAAACATACATGTCAATTATAGATTATTAGTTGAATTAGCAAAAATGTTCAAAGAAAACAGAACAGAAAGGGTAATGAAAAAACTATTAGATTATGGCGTAATCAAAAATCCGGATCCACAAATAGAAAAATTAATAGAGTTAGCTGGAAATTTTGCAGATGAATTTGATCAACAAGAAAAAGTGGAAGTAGCCATGGATGAATCAGCAAAAAAAGTTTTGAAACTACTAGTAGATGCGCTCAATGCCGAAGATGAACCAGAGGACATTCAAAATACAATATATCAAATTGCAAAGTCAAATGGTGTTGAACCAAAAGACTTCTTTAGAATTTTATATCAAATAATACTAGGCACATCAAGAGGACCTAAAATAGGACCACTCATAACAGATATTGGAAGAAAGAGAGTAGCAAAAACAGTTTCAGAATACATCTAA
- a CDS encoding cation:proton antiporter, translating into MAAEAQFIETIIGVGILLFAAKLMAELFLRLKLPIVLGELIAGMVIGPFALGAYIVGSGGISLVNISNEIKILGEIGAIVILFMAGLEMTPKEFLKGGKASFTVGTLGVIVPFAVGLVVFQMFGFDALQSMLIATALTATSIAISVQVLSEFGKLKSTEARLIIGAAVVDDILAIAVLSVVISIANGPGGVDSIDISDVTIKILQVLGFFAVMLIASVWVMPKIITPRLWKAKGSIEGIATASFFGAAALAGSIGLSPIVGAFAVGMALSTTKVFEKVENYAHQIGLIFAPLFFAIIGAQVDFRQVNAEILYLSGIIIAIAIVTKLLGCGLPAMMFLKSKSKGMKVGIGMISRGEVGLIVAGVGVASGILTSSVYSTIVIMVAVTTIITPIWLKIEYKKEQRQEGTEPQANNLQ; encoded by the coding sequence ATGGCAGCAGAAGCACAATTTATTGAAACGATCATAGGGGTAGGGATTTTATTATTTGCCGCAAAATTGATGGCAGAATTATTTCTTAGGCTTAAACTTCCAATTGTATTAGGGGAATTAATAGCGGGCATGGTAATTGGCCCATTTGCGCTTGGAGCATATATTGTTGGTTCTGGGGGAATATCACTAGTTAACATCAGCAACGAGATAAAAATTCTAGGAGAGATCGGAGCAATAGTAATTTTATTTATGGCTGGACTTGAGATGACTCCAAAGGAATTCCTAAAAGGTGGAAAAGCATCATTTACAGTTGGAACACTAGGAGTGATAGTTCCATTTGCAGTGGGACTGGTAGTTTTTCAGATGTTTGGTTTTGATGCGTTGCAATCAATGCTTATTGCCACAGCACTTACAGCAACAAGCATCGCAATTTCAGTTCAGGTATTAAGTGAATTTGGAAAACTCAAATCAACAGAAGCACGTCTAATTATCGGGGCCGCAGTAGTAGATGACATTTTAGCTATAGCGGTACTGTCAGTGGTAATATCAATTGCAAACGGTCCGGGCGGAGTGGATAGTATCGATATTTCAGATGTAACAATAAAAATTCTTCAAGTGTTAGGATTCTTTGCAGTAATGCTCATAGCATCTGTTTGGGTAATGCCAAAAATTATCACACCAAGATTATGGAAAGCAAAAGGAAGTATAGAAGGAATTGCAACAGCATCATTTTTTGGAGCAGCTGCACTTGCAGGATCTATCGGGCTGTCACCAATCGTAGGTGCATTTGCAGTAGGTATGGCATTATCAACTACCAAAGTATTTGAAAAAGTTGAAAACTATGCACATCAAATTGGGTTGATCTTTGCACCGTTATTCTTTGCAATAATTGGTGCACAGGTAGATTTTAGACAGGTAAACGCAGAGATATTGTATCTTAGTGGGATAATCATTGCAATAGCTATTGTGACAAAATTATTGGGATGTGGACTTCCAGCAATGATGTTTTTGAAAAGTAAATCCAAGGGAATGAAAGTCGGAATAGGGATGATATCAAGAGGAGAAGTAGGGTTGATTGTAGCTGGAGTCGGAGTGGCATCAGGAATTTTAACATCAAGTGTGTATTCCACCATTGTGATCATGGTAGCAGTAACTACAATCATAACGCCAATCTGGTTAAAGATAGAATATAAAAAAGAACAGAGACAGGAAGGAACAGAACCACAAGCAAATAATCTGCAATAA
- a CDS encoding DNA-3-methyladenine glycosylase I, whose protein sequence is MRTRCQWAKDDLNIEYHDNEWGKPQHDDRKLFEFLILEGAQAGLTWTTILKRRDGYRKAFSDFDPVKVSKYTEKHIKNLLNNPEIIRNKLKINSAINNAKLFIKIQKEYGSFDKFIWSFVNHTTIINNFKHLSEIPSSTDISKKMSDDLKKYGFNFVGPTICYAFMQAVGMVDDHIVDCFAKKSSKL, encoded by the coding sequence ATGAGAACTAGATGCCAATGGGCAAAGGATGATCTTAACATTGAGTATCATGATAATGAATGGGGAAAACCTCAGCATGATGATCGTAAATTATTTGAATTTTTAATTTTAGAAGGAGCTCAGGCTGGCTTAACATGGACTACTATTCTTAAACGACGAGATGGGTATAGAAAAGCATTCTCTGATTTTGATCCAGTTAAAGTATCCAAGTATACTGAAAAGCATATCAAAAATTTACTAAATAATCCTGAAATAATTCGTAATAAATTAAAAATCAATTCAGCAATCAATAACGCAAAACTCTTTATAAAAATTCAAAAAGAGTATGGCTCATTTGATAAATTCATTTGGAGCTTTGTTAATCATACTACGATAATAAACAATTTCAAACACCTTTCAGAAATACCATCATCTACTGATATTTCCAAAAAAATGAGCGATGATTTGAAAAAATATGGATTTAATTTTGTTGGTCCTACGATCTGTTATGCTTTCATGCAAGCTGTAGGCATGGTAGACGATCACATTGTTGATTGCTTTGCTAAAAAATCTTCTAAACTTTAA
- a CDS encoding MIP/aquaporin family protein, producing the protein MVNSRAYLAEAIATYGLVFFGPLSVIIAVASFGETLTTQSVLFISLGHGGAIALMVYAFGHVSGAHINPAVTIPMMITKKIGIKDGIGYIISQLIGAVAAAATLKAILPELGAKVNFGTQGGPSELINNSVSSGFAIEAILTFFLVLVIFMTAVHKKASPGLHGLSIGGMVFLIHLVAVPLTGASVNPARTFGPALISGAWEFQWLYWAAPILGGIIAGLIMNYVYVNKAEKEA; encoded by the coding sequence ATGGTTAACTCAAGAGCGTATCTTGCAGAAGCAATTGCAACATACGGTTTGGTATTTTTTGGTCCACTTTCTGTAATTATAGCCGTAGCATCTTTTGGAGAAACTCTGACAACCCAATCTGTATTATTTATCTCACTTGGTCATGGTGGTGCAATTGCTCTTATGGTTTATGCGTTTGGACATGTATCTGGAGCTCACATCAATCCAGCAGTTACAATTCCAATGATGATTACTAAAAAAATTGGAATTAAAGATGGTATTGGATATATTATTTCACAATTAATCGGTGCCGTTGCAGCAGCTGCAACTCTTAAAGCAATTTTACCAGAACTCGGTGCAAAAGTTAACTTTGGTACTCAGGGTGGTCCGAGTGAACTTATCAATAACAGTGTAAGTTCTGGATTTGCAATTGAAGCAATTTTGACTTTCTTTTTAGTACTAGTAATTTTCATGACTGCTGTTCATAAGAAAGCATCACCTGGATTGCATGGACTTTCAATTGGTGGAATGGTGTTTTTGATTCATCTTGTTGCAGTTCCATTAACTGGCGCATCTGTAAATCCTGCAAGAACATTTGGTCCTGCATTAATTTCTGGAGCTTGGGAGTTTCAATGGTTGTATTGGGCAGCACCAATTCTAGGTGGCATAATTGCAGGTTTAATCATGAATTATGTCTATGTCAACAAGGCCGAAAAAGAAGCATAA
- a CDS encoding DNA repair protein, producing the protein MGLFGKKKEQVEEKTHEKNEERVLKESLETEVEGLQIEFRTKQEEIDSITKKLQSVKEEYDEATSKLMEIKRESNQKKLELDTIYLEYKNIKTKINDSEEKFIKNKKIIEEIDKAEINLTKKNQELEKITKEYDDIKEKIAEGQSELHETRAQQIQAQKELEEITSRLYNAKHDVKNIQQNIDGETGIFTSKEKEFIEGEITDKKASKGIIEAASAVVGGLKSKLSKAEKELETLHILLDKERREHAQTRDELEKLKEKTESKE; encoded by the coding sequence ATGGGTCTTTTTGGAAAGAAAAAGGAGCAAGTAGAAGAAAAAACACATGAAAAAAATGAAGAGAGAGTTCTAAAAGAATCACTTGAAACAGAAGTAGAAGGATTGCAAATTGAATTTAGAACAAAACAAGAAGAGATAGACAGCATTACAAAAAAGCTGCAAAGTGTAAAAGAAGAATATGATGAAGCAACTAGTAAATTAATGGAAATAAAACGAGAATCAAATCAAAAAAAATTAGAACTCGACACAATATACTTGGAATATAAAAATATTAAAACAAAAATAAATGATTCAGAAGAAAAATTCATCAAAAATAAAAAAATTATCGAAGAAATAGACAAAGCAGAGATTAACCTTACAAAAAAGAATCAAGAACTTGAAAAGATCACAAAAGAATATGACGACATTAAAGAAAAAATCGCCGAAGGTCAATCAGAATTACATGAAACACGGGCACAACAAATTCAAGCACAAAAAGAGCTAGAAGAAATTACTTCTAGATTGTATAATGCAAAACATGATGTAAAAAATATACAACAAAATATTGATGGAGAAACAGGAATTTTCACTTCTAAAGAAAAAGAATTCATCGAAGGAGAAATTACAGATAAAAAAGCATCTAAAGGCATAATTGAAGCTGCTAGTGCAGTGGTGGGAGGGTTAAAATCAAAACTCAGTAAAGCGGAAAAAGAGTTAGAAACTCTTCATATTCTACTAGACAAAGAGCGAAGAGAACATGCTCAAACTAGAGATGAGCTTGAAAAACTAAAAGAAAAGACAGAATCTAAAGAATAA
- a CDS encoding elongator complex protein 3, with translation MNKLNVLFSTACTEITQNLLTIKEPTKKQVKEEIKKICAKYSLERIPRNHEILSTVKDADFFKLQKVLLKKPIKTASGVSVIALMPKPYACPHGRCTYCPGGIEFNSPNSYTGKEPSTLNAIQNEYDPKLQIISKIEKLIAFGHDPSKMEIVIVGGTFLFMPKDYQENFIKSCYDALNGINSKDLEEAKLNNEHAKIRNVGFTIETKPDYCKQKHVDAMLDYGITRIEIGVQSLQDRVYKIVNRGHNYNDVTESFQISKDAGYKIVAHMMPGLPTMTPKGDIADFKKLFDEPELRPDMLKIYPSLVIENTPLYEEYRQGKYTPYSDQDMIKVLTEVKKNVPKWVRIMRVQREISPNEIIAGPKSGNLRQIVQQNLSKQGISCKCIRCREAGLSNKKTSDQDIKLNRINYDSSGGKEVFLSYEDSNESIYGFLRLRKPSSLAHRKEIGDDSCIVRELHVYGKSLKLGEKGENEIQHSGLGKNLMKEAEKISKEEFNATKLLVISAVGTREYYQKIGYSLYGPYMTKLLNKE, from the coding sequence ATGAATAAACTAAATGTGTTATTTTCAACTGCATGTACAGAAATAACGCAGAATCTTTTAACGATCAAAGAGCCAACTAAAAAACAAGTAAAGGAAGAAATTAAAAAAATATGTGCAAAATATTCGCTAGAAAGAATTCCAAGAAATCATGAAATTCTTTCAACTGTAAAAGATGCTGATTTTTTCAAATTACAAAAAGTTTTGTTAAAAAAACCAATCAAGACAGCATCAGGAGTATCAGTAATTGCATTGATGCCAAAACCTTATGCATGTCCTCATGGAAGATGTACGTACTGCCCAGGCGGAATAGAATTCAATTCACCTAATAGTTACACTGGGAAAGAACCATCAACACTTAACGCAATACAAAATGAATATGATCCTAAACTGCAGATAATATCAAAAATTGAAAAATTAATTGCTTTTGGACATGATCCATCTAAAATGGAGATAGTAATTGTAGGCGGCACATTTTTGTTCATGCCAAAAGACTATCAAGAGAATTTTATAAAATCTTGCTATGATGCATTAAATGGAATTAATTCAAAAGATTTGGAGGAAGCCAAATTAAACAACGAACATGCAAAAATAAGAAACGTAGGATTTACAATTGAAACAAAACCAGACTATTGTAAGCAAAAACATGTTGATGCGATGTTAGATTACGGGATTACAAGGATAGAGATAGGAGTACAATCATTACAAGACAGAGTATACAAAATTGTCAACAGAGGACATAATTACAATGATGTTACAGAATCATTTCAGATTTCTAAAGATGCAGGATATAAAATCGTAGCACATATGATGCCTGGACTTCCTACAATGACACCGAAAGGAGATATTGCAGATTTTAAAAAACTGTTTGATGAACCAGAACTTAGACCAGACATGTTGAAAATTTACCCATCATTAGTGATAGAGAACACTCCGCTCTACGAGGAATACAGACAAGGAAAATACACACCATATTCTGATCAAGATATGATCAAAGTCCTAACCGAAGTGAAGAAAAATGTTCCAAAATGGGTTAGAATAATGAGAGTGCAAAGAGAGATATCACCAAATGAGATCATAGCCGGCCCAAAGTCAGGAAATCTCAGACAAATAGTACAACAAAATCTCAGTAAACAAGGTATTTCATGTAAATGTATTAGATGCAGAGAGGCAGGTTTGTCAAACAAAAAAACTAGTGATCAAGATATAAAATTAAACAGGATTAATTATGATTCATCAGGAGGAAAAGAAGTATTTCTGTCATATGAAGATTCAAATGAATCAATTTACGGATTTTTAAGATTAAGAAAACCAAGCAGTCTTGCACACAGAAAAGAGATTGGGGATGATTCTTGCATTGTACGCGAATTACATGTTTATGGTAAATCATTAAAGCTTGGAGAAAAAGGAGAAAACGAGATACAGCATTCAGGATTGGGGAAAAATTTAATGAAAGAGGCTGAAAAAATTTCCAAAGAAGAATTTAATGCTACAAAACTATTAGTAATTAGTGCAGTGGGAACAAGAGAATATTATCAAAAAATAGGGTATTCGTTATATGGACCATACATGACAAAATTGTTGAATAAAGAATAG
- the purM gene encoding phosphoribosylformylglycinamidine cyclo-ligase, with product MGLTYKDAGVDITKIKQSQAAIGRLIESTHKLQKMAKITHGFGHYAGIVEIPGGQLLATHTDGVGTKVVIANMMKKYNTIGIDCVAMNVNDIICIGATPVSFVDYIAANKNNQIIFKKIVEGLVNGAKKSALPIVGGETAIMPDVLTGKEFSFDLAGMVVGLVSKKDIVLGNKIKPGDIIIGANSSGIHSNGYSLARKALLSKYSVKDKVKGVGVIGDALLTPTEIYVKPVLESIQKCKINGLAHITGGAFTKLMRLKKIGYEIDSLPKIPPIIGLIEEQGVKPEEMYKTFNMGIGFCIISPKDQVARIKSIFKKHKITTQEIGQIVSKKGVFVNSCKIT from the coding sequence ATGGGTTTAACCTACAAAGATGCAGGCGTGGATATTACCAAAATTAAACAAAGTCAGGCAGCAATAGGCAGGCTGATTGAATCCACGCATAAACTCCAAAAAATGGCAAAGATCACTCATGGTTTTGGACATTATGCAGGAATTGTAGAAATTCCGGGAGGTCAACTATTAGCTACACACACAGACGGAGTAGGAACCAAAGTAGTAATTGCAAATATGATGAAAAAATACAACACAATTGGAATTGATTGTGTTGCAATGAATGTAAATGACATAATATGTATCGGTGCAACTCCTGTTTCATTTGTAGACTATATTGCTGCAAACAAAAATAATCAGATAATCTTTAAAAAAATTGTAGAAGGGTTAGTTAATGGCGCAAAGAAATCAGCACTGCCAATTGTAGGAGGGGAGACGGCAATAATGCCAGATGTTCTCACAGGAAAAGAATTCTCATTTGATTTAGCAGGAATGGTGGTAGGTCTTGTTTCAAAAAAAGATATTGTGTTAGGAAACAAAATAAAACCAGGAGATATAATTATTGGAGCAAACAGTAGCGGTATTCATTCAAATGGATATTCACTTGCAAGAAAAGCTCTATTATCAAAATATTCTGTAAAAGATAAAGTAAAAGGAGTCGGAGTCATAGGAGACGCATTATTGACACCAACAGAAATTTATGTAAAACCAGTTTTAGAAAGTATTCAAAAATGTAAGATTAATGGATTAGCTCACATCACAGGAGGAGCATTTACAAAACTAATGAGACTCAAAAAAATAGGATACGAGATAGATAGTTTACCAAAGATACCTCCAATAATTGGATTGATTGAAGAGCAAGGAGTAAAACCAGAAGAGATGTACAAGACATTTAACATGGGTATAGGATTTTGCATCATATCTCCAAAGGATCAAGTGGCTAGAATCAAATCAATATTCAAAAAACATAAAATTACAACTCAAGAGATAGGACAGATAGTATCCAAAAAAGGAGTTTTTGTGAATTCGTGTAAAATCACATAA
- a CDS encoding TRADD-N-associated membrane domain-containing protein, which translates to MVHSEHNKTRGGSSFALIIFGALLLFLAPNINPDNPELGIIALIGGIVIGGIGFYLKFIRRRVKN; encoded by the coding sequence ATGGTACACAGCGAACACAATAAAACAAGAGGAGGCAGCAGCTTTGCGTTAATCATATTTGGAGCATTACTTTTATTTTTAGCACCCAACATAAATCCCGATAATCCAGAATTAGGAATAATAGCATTGATTGGGGGCATAGTTATTGGTGGAATTGGGTTTTACCTCAAGTTTATTCGCAGAAGAGTCAAAAACTAA